A single Kryptolebias marmoratus isolate JLee-2015 linkage group LG16, ASM164957v2, whole genome shotgun sequence DNA region contains:
- the LOC108241957 gene encoding vicilin-like seed storage protein At2g18540: MTTEASAVSEADTEGKQKTSGAAPESEPESGNKQKQEATASEQEGEPSSKKAQEQAAEPRPVDGATSPEEEQLKPRTRTSAGKGLSRLFSSFLKRRSQCSEGEGFEAEKAREEKEEKAEKPEEEKVDKAEKEDKESKGAEEKSASKEATKKEEEKVEQKEEKKKVEEKVEKKGSKKKKKEAKKKVEEKDEGKVKKDEAKKEEEITVKKEEQKGEVKAKEGEEKEKKEEEKKEEKKEQAKPETKEEEKKETEVKDKGTEVGKKEEGKVDKKEAKKKEKQEKVKKKEEEKAKRKAEEEERIRKREEEKVKKREEEKAREAAKAKKKEEEKAKKKEEEKAKEEKRSLRKKQKR; encoded by the exons ATGACAACAGAGGCAAGCGCTGTGAGCGAGGCAGACACCGAGGGCAAGCAGAAGACCAGCGGCGCCGCGCCTGAGTCAGAACCCGAGtcaggaaataaacagaagcaGGAGGCAACAGCGTCTGAGCAGGAGGGGGAGCCGTCGAGCAAGAAGGCTCAGGAGCAGGCTGCTGAGCCTAGGCCTGTTGATGGAGCTACCTCccctgaggaggagcagctgaagccTCGAACTAGAACCTCTGCGGGCAAGGGCCTGTCGCGCCTCTTCTCCTCGTTCCTCAAGCGCCGCTCGCAGTGCTCCGAGGGCGAGGGGTTTGAGGCCGAGAAAGCcagggaggaaaaagaggagaaagcCGAGAAGCCAGAAGAAGAGAAGGTAGACAAGGCGGAAAAAGAAGACAAGGAGTCTAAAGGTGCGGAGGAGAAATCGGCATCCAAAGAAGCTacaaagaaagaggaagagaaggtagaacaaaaagaggagaaaaagaaagtggaagAAAAGGTTGAGAAGaaaggcagcaaaaagaaaaagaaagaagcaaagaagAAAGTGGAGGAGAAGGATGAGGGGAAAGTGAAAAAGGACGAggcaaaaaaggaagaagaaataacaGTGAAGAAAGAGGAGCAGAAGGGGGAGGTGAAGGCAAAGGAGggtgaggagaaggagaagaaggaggaggagaagaaggaggagaagaaggagcaagcaaaaccagaaacaaaagaagaagaaaagaaggagaCTGAGGTTAAAGACAAAGGAACAGAGGTGGGAAAGAAAGAAGAGGGAAAGGTTGACAAGAAggaggccaaaaaaaaagaaaagcaggaaaaggtgaaaaaaaaggaagaggagaaggcaaaaaggaaagcagaggaagaggaaaggaTAAGAAAACGAGAAGAGGAGAAGGTaaagaagagagaagaggaaaaagcaAGAGAAGCAGCAAAAGcgaagaagaaagaggaggaaaaggctaaaaagaaggaagaggagaaagcCAAGGAGGAAAAG AGGAGTctaagaaagaagcagaaaaggtaa